The following proteins are co-located in the Bacteroidales bacterium genome:
- a CDS encoding ankyrin repeat domain-containing protein has translation MIRTLHILLLILGSPLLFSCGTRKVDSKSVEISVPAAADITMPSMSIHEAAVNGLTDRVMSLLDSGMAVDTLDTDGRTPLMYASYNGYTTIIRRLLEKGANVNIQDAYGRTALMMASSGPYPEAVKLLLDRSADPNITDKEEHFTALMYAASEGQLEVVKLLLSNKADPSLKDVDGDDALAFAKSNGHAEIVILLQTLNK, from the coding sequence ATGATCAGAACTCTACACATACTTCTATTAATTTTAGGCTCACCTCTTTTGTTTAGTTGCGGAACCAGAAAGGTTGATAGTAAGTCTGTTGAAATAAGTGTCCCGGCTGCTGCTGATATCACTATGCCTTCGATGTCAATTCACGAAGCAGCAGTAAATGGATTGACAGACCGGGTAATGAGTTTACTCGACAGCGGTATGGCTGTTGATACACTTGACACTGACGGAAGGACACCATTGATGTATGCCTCGTATAACGGATATACCACAATCATCAGAAGGCTTCTTGAAAAAGGTGCTAATGTTAATATTCAGGATGCCTATGGCCGGACTGCCCTTATGATGGCTTCTTCAGGTCCGTATCCCGAAGCTGTAAAACTCCTTCTTGACAGATCTGCTGATCCGAATATCACTGATAAGGAGGAGCATTTCACAGCATTGATGTATGCTGCTTCTGAGGGACAACTGGAAGTTGTAAAATTGCTGCTGTCAAATAAAGCTGATCCGTCACTGAAAGACGTTGATGGAGATGATGCTCTTGCTTTCGCTAAAAGCAACGGACATGCAGAAATTGTAATATTGTTACAGACGCTGAATAAATAA